A window of Spirochaetota bacterium contains these coding sequences:
- a CDS encoding 50S ribosomal protein L25 gives MKTHNLKAQSRTATGKNECNRIRSKGYIPAVMYSHGKAEALQVSEHEFSRLFRGQVPESVLINMDFEGTPGQNVIIKDYQLDPVSGRVLHLDFYKVTTGEKLHTVVPVIIKGTSKGERLGGIMEVLERELEIECLPTELPEKIEIDVTDLDLAHSIHVRDLPVTGSMKFLADGDRAVVTVLVPKAVKEEVPAEAAVEEAVAAEPKEKAEE, from the coding sequence ATGAAAACACACAATCTCAAAGCACAATCCAGGACCGCAACCGGGAAAAACGAGTGTAACAGGATCAGGAGCAAAGGATATATACCGGCGGTGATGTATTCCCACGGGAAAGCAGAAGCCTTGCAGGTTTCCGAGCATGAATTCTCAAGGCTTTTCCGCGGGCAGGTACCGGAAAGCGTACTTATAAACATGGACTTCGAAGGGACCCCCGGACAAAATGTGATCATAAAGGATTACCAGCTGGATCCGGTGAGCGGCAGGGTGCTGCATCTTGATTTCTACAAGGTGACGACCGGCGAGAAACTGCACACGGTGGTGCCCGTGATCATCAAGGGTACCTCAAAGGGCGAGCGCCTGGGCGGCATAATGGAAGTTCTCGAAAGGGAGCTCGAAATCGAGTGTCTGCCCACGGAACTCCCGGAAAAAATCGAAATAGATGTAACCGACCTCGATCTCGCGCACTCTATTCATGTCAGGGACCTCCCTGTTACCGGGTCGATGAAATTCCTCGCAGACGGTGACCGGGCGGTCGTCACGGTGCTCGTGCCCAAGGCTGTGAAGGAAGAAGTGCCGGCAGAAGCCGCAGTTGAAGAAGCGGTTGCCGCCGAACCGAAGGAAAAGGCCGAGGAGTGA
- a CDS encoding polymer-forming cytoskeletal family protein, whose protein sequence is MARATRQIEDNLVNSIIGEGSEFKGEFMINGLLRIDGRFKGTLETDGKVLIGQNGEATTDIKARVVVIGGTVRGNIFASERVIMLSTGRMHGNVITPSLVMEDGVIFDGNCIINKAQEVRS, encoded by the coding sequence ATGGCACGAGCAACGCGACAAATCGAGGATAACCTCGTCAACAGCATAATTGGAGAGGGATCGGAATTCAAGGGTGAATTCATGATCAATGGACTTCTGCGCATCGACGGCAGGTTTAAGGGAACGCTGGAAACCGACGGCAAGGTTCTTATCGGCCAGAACGGCGAGGCGACCACGGATATCAAGGCCAGGGTGGTGGTGATCGGGGGCACGGTAAGGGGAAACATTTTCGCGTCCGAGAGGGTCATTATGCTTTCGACGGGACGAATGCATGGAAATGTAATCACACCCAGCCTCGTGATGGAAGACGGGGTGATTTTCGACGGAAATTGCATAATCAATAAAGCCCAGGAGGTTCGATCGTAA
- a CDS encoding aminoacyl-tRNA hydrolase produces the protein MKLIVGFGNPGERFLNNRQNIGFKVIDIIGNNENIEVKIKKKKSLIGRGKIRDADVVLLKPQTFVNLTGESVLYIASFLRISVADIMCIVEDSALSIGELRIDYLYSALTHPGVHSIAKALKSDKFAKIRVGIGTPPKGVTMEEYLLQDFTDEENLILIDVLNKAEKVVKMLITTSIEEVQNKYNPGGAPKVEKRKIRKLRIRR, from the coding sequence TTGAAACTAATAGTTGGTTTCGGGAATCCGGGCGAGCGATTCTTGAATAACCGCCAGAATATCGGCTTCAAGGTTATCGATATTATAGGCAACAATGAGAATATAGAAGTAAAGATCAAGAAGAAAAAATCGCTCATTGGACGCGGCAAGATACGCGATGCCGATGTGGTGCTGCTGAAACCGCAGACCTTTGTGAATCTCACGGGCGAATCGGTCCTGTACATTGCGTCTTTCTTGAGGATCAGCGTGGCGGACATCATGTGTATCGTGGAAGACTCCGCGCTTTCAATCGGCGAACTCAGGATCGATTACCTGTATTCCGCGCTCACGCATCCCGGCGTACATTCCATAGCCAAGGCGCTTAAATCCGATAAGTTCGCGAAAATCAGGGTGGGGATCGGCACTCCTCCGAAGGGCGTCACCATGGAGGAATATCTTCTTCAAGATTTTACGGACGAGGAAAACCTTATCCTCATCGATGTGCTGAACAAGGCTGAAAAGGTGGTGAAGATGCTCATCACCACGAGTATCGAAGAGGTTCAGAATAAGTACAACCCCGGGGGGGCGCCTAAAGTCGAGAAGAGGAAAATACGCAAACTTCGCATTCGACGCTAG
- a CDS encoding DUF327 family protein, whose amino-acid sequence MGIIEKTLSDLNREEKLKIKGKKRAHAGRATSGAFAHALDSSLSFEFQGSIDELMEDLRDQEKKFLDSQTSYELQRYKALVQKILKSILEDGFKTTTLKRPRRNKADFTVIEKINVRLLEMTGAITRGNKAFNLLKSIEEIRGLLLDLAY is encoded by the coding sequence ATGGGGATAATAGAAAAAACCCTGAGTGACCTCAACCGTGAAGAGAAGCTTAAAATAAAGGGCAAAAAGCGCGCCCATGCGGGGCGCGCGACCTCGGGGGCGTTCGCCCACGCTCTCGACTCGTCTCTCAGCTTCGAGTTCCAGGGGAGCATAGACGAACTGATGGAAGATCTCCGGGATCAGGAAAAAAAATTCCTGGACAGCCAGACCAGTTACGAGCTTCAGCGTTACAAGGCGCTTGTGCAAAAAATATTAAAATCGATACTTGAAGACGGTTTTAAAACCACCACGCTGAAACGCCCTCGCAGAAATAAAGCGGATTTCACCGTGATCGAAAAGATCAACGTCCGGCTGCTGGAGATGACCGGCGCAATAACGCGCGGGAACAAGGCATTCAACCTGCTCAAGTCAATCGAGGAAATACGCGGCCTGCTGCTGGACCTCGCCTACTAG
- a CDS encoding ATP-binding protein, giving the protein MNEALVLPNRCRDAYAFEEIIKAQDPIYARGVSVLDLSRIDFIEPYSMLGLLLLGRTYLRNTGHRLSLTAIPLAIHQYLSRMDFFKWGYFDVSQRLEEGRQLKRSAFSNRVVEITEISHRERESIAAISAVIGLFRKRAEHILKYWVSESTVDYFVTVISEVCQNIFEHSLDSGYCALQTYSAGGEHVLRLVISDSGIGIPASFASRPDISGESNARLIEMALTTPISSKRKFGYGLCQVNDIVEKLRGGIFMRSDHGSVAVMYNKKRSGPPQVFLRNDLTHFPGTQISISLFG; this is encoded by the coding sequence ATGAATGAGGCCCTGGTTCTCCCCAATCGGTGCAGGGACGCGTATGCGTTCGAGGAAATAATCAAGGCGCAGGATCCGATCTATGCCAGGGGTGTTTCTGTACTTGATCTGTCGCGCATAGATTTCATCGAGCCGTATTCGATGCTGGGACTGCTGCTTCTTGGAAGAACCTATTTACGGAATACCGGACACCGGCTGTCATTGACGGCGATTCCGCTGGCAATCCACCAGTACCTGTCAAGGATGGATTTTTTCAAGTGGGGATATTTCGATGTTTCTCAACGGCTTGAGGAGGGACGGCAGCTCAAGAGAAGCGCGTTCAGCAATCGCGTCGTGGAGATAACGGAAATATCCCACCGCGAGCGCGAAAGCATCGCCGCCATCTCCGCCGTTATAGGCCTCTTCAGGAAAAGGGCAGAGCATATACTCAAGTACTGGGTGTCAGAATCGACCGTTGATTATTTCGTGACGGTGATTTCAGAGGTATGCCAGAATATTTTCGAGCACAGCCTTGATTCAGGATATTGCGCGTTGCAGACATATTCCGCGGGGGGAGAGCACGTGCTGCGGCTGGTCATTTCGGACTCGGGGATCGGAATCCCCGCCAGTTTTGCCTCCCGGCCGGATATTTCAGGTGAGTCGAACGCGAGGCTGATAGAAATGGCGCTCACCACGCCGATTTCGAGCAAGCGCAAGTTCGGTTACGGGCTGTGCCAGGTCAACGACATCGTTGAAAAGCTCAGGGGGGGCATATTCATGAGGTCGGATCACGGTTCTGTCGCGGTCATGTACAATAAAAAGCGCAGCGGCCCCCCCCAGGTTTTCCTGAGAAACGATTTGACGCATTTTCCGGGTACGCAGATTTCGATCAGTCTTTTCGGGTAG